One Glycine max cultivar Williams 82 chromosome 6, Glycine_max_v4.0, whole genome shotgun sequence DNA segment encodes these proteins:
- the LOC100815978 gene encoding protein ESSENTIAL FOR POTEXVIRUS ACCUMULATION 1 isoform X2, protein MADRASASTRLHISAAPPFPISKDFHGPDNPIPLSPQWLLPKPGESKPAIGTVENHVISTPPNGNRSETVKTSGNGEDVNDDHKRKDVFRPSMLDSKSGCRERWRDEERDTKSSIHKNRWRNGDKNLSDTQRMDQRTENPSTRHFGEARRGTSDRWNDSGNRDTNFEQRHESKWNTRWGPDDKAPEGLREKRSSPGKDSDRHVDKGLPNISNLVKDEKEGDHYRPWRRNSSQSRGRVEPTHHQNGMPNKQVSALPYGWGHGEDTPPVIAFGRARLGSGGSSINSTYMHSQYPGTLLDKVESEQGEARPFRYSRTNLLDVYRVADMHTSRKLVEFVQVPSVTQDEPLEPLALCSPNSEELSVLKDIDKGEIISSSAPQLPKDGRNSTEFTHSRRMKPVNAPFQDRVEDNDSYRMADEVPSNKESTFEESHSAHHGATWRGTPLGEHAGTLMHDGRDVSSDIKSRNSDMSWSHQPKNTHAQWEHNLDYLSETRDVTKWQSSGDPIKRQLSGILDSEFESRRIQQICPEELSLFYKDPQGRIQGPFKGIDIISWFEAGYFGIDLPVRLENAASDSPWLQLGDAMPHLRAKARPPPGFSAAKLDSSEASGRPYSSTFGNMHSGLSEVEMLRNDSMHRSSTTEAENRFLESLMSGSKSSSPLSSLTLSEGVDSGINLYLLAKRMALERQRSLPNAYPYWPGRDAAPLPPKSDIFPDASPHSNMLSSLSDNSRLLQSQSSELMSIIQGLSDRSSTCLNSGIAGWPNFLLQGGLDPPIQNKIDLQGGLDPPIHDQNYVQMPFGIQQQRLQTLNQLPLNNLIAQNSDIPSSILTAEKLLSSGLSQDPEMLNMLQQQHLLQLHSQAAVAPSQQLHSQAAAPSQTMPLLDKLLLLKQQQQQEEQQLLLRQQQQLLSQVLQEHQSHQRFGNLSYQQFQGGGIPLGNLHVNLSQIQPPKEIFPMSSQTPIPSVQGELTTNSLDLPLQVSQDTSYNISSESSAQLSDQLFENIGDQKSWSATLPEQINDNYQKETLPVSASVEGSLLLEQSRAKEEPGNAQKLLPFSDYTAKTLEQMPDNTCRNDDTLVSATSESDENSQPIQCVTPAVDMSSAASCGTELPLVSQLSEDVEIKSDSLEEHHGGRESSKIDPSVVDVRSIEVREPKKTAEKKSKKQKSSKSQSSGQAKGLLKNVPLQQSKKSEPEKPNYSEANKGEPAHETFMQQTKGKDKQSATATAETDDNQEVSGLPTNIPGSNTKTVIENELKAVSSVATQNTELPSARAWKPAPGFKAKSLLEIQLEEQKKSLTEKLVSEVATPVNSMSSTTPWVGVVANPDSMKVSNDGHREAENTEYLAKAEKSQNSKSKKSPLHDLLAEDLVPKSSERDGKVPDSMLPSQNIAVHSKLVDDGDFIEAKDTKRSRKKSAKLKSSGAKVSMPVASSEVPISPIHIEKVKSSRSVQQEKEQLPSIPSGPSLGDFVLWKGEPTSPSPPPAWTTDSARIPKPTSLRDILKEQEKKSSAVLPNQLPTPQKSQTAQAARSSGSSRPISASSPSKTAPSSQINSQASLSKYRGDDDMFWGPVEQSKQENKQSNFPQLARQGSWGSKSVPMKGNSPGSLSRQKSGSGKPTEQSLSSSPASSQSLLKLKKDAMTKNSEAMDFRVWCENECARLIGTKDTSFLEFCLKQTRSEAEIFLTENLGLYDHDHEFIDKFLNYMDLLPSDVLEIAFQTVNDRKVDANTDVLELGYTDGSFSKVGKKKGGNKGKKVSSSVLGFNVVSNRIMMGEIQTVED, encoded by the exons ATGGCTGACCGTGCCTCCGCCAGCACTCGCCTCCACATCTCCGCCGCACCTCCCTTTCCGATCTCCAAAG ATTTCCATGGCCCTGACAATCCAATTCCACTTTCACCACAGTGGCTTCTGCCTAAGCCAGGGGAGAGTAAACCTGCAATAGGAACTGTG GAAAATCATGTGATCTCAACTCCACCAAATGGCAATCGCTCAGAGACTGTTAAGACATCTGGAAATGGAGAGGATGTTAATGATGACCATAAACGAAAGGATGTCTTTCGACCATCCATGCTTGACTCCAAAAGTGGATGCCGTGAACGTTGGCGTGATGAAGAGAGAGATACTAAGTCCTCCATACACAAGAATCGTTGGAGGAATGGAGACAAAAACCTAAGTGACACTCAGAGAATGGATCAGAGGACTGAAAATCCATCCACAAGGCACTTTGGAGAAGCACGTCGTGGCACATCTGATAGATGGAATGATTCAGGCAATAGAGATACAAACTTTGAACAGCGGCATGAGAGTAAGTGGAACACACGCTGGGGTCCTGATGATAAGGCGCCAGAAGGTCTTCGTGAAAAACGGAGCAGCCCTGGTAAAGATAGTGATCGGCATGTAGACAAAGGTTTGCCTAACATTTCCAATCTTGTTAAGGATGAAAAGGAAGGGGATCATTATCGGCCATGGAGACGCAACTCCTCACAAAGCCGTGGAAGAGTAGAGCCTACCCACCACCAGAATGGGATGCCAAACAAACAAGTGTCTGCATTGCCATATGGGTGGGGCCATGGGGAAGATACACCTCCAGTCATTGCTTTTGGGCGTGCTCGGCTTGGCTCTGGTGGTAGCTCCATTAATAGCACATATATGCATTCTCAATATCCTGGAACTTTATTGGATAAAGTTGAAAGTGAGCAGGGAGAAGCTCGTCCCTTTAGATATAGTAGGACAAATTTGCTTGATGTATACAGAGTTGCTGATATGCATACAAGTAGAAAACTAGTGGAATTTGTGCAGGTACCTTCTGTTACTCAGGATGAACCATTGGAGCCTCTAGCTCTTTGCTCACCAAATTCTGAGGAACTG TCTGTATTAAAGGATATTGATAAAGGGGAAATAATTAGTAGCAGTGCACCTCAGTTGCCAAAAGATGGACGGAACTCAACAGAATTTACGCATTCAAGACGAATGAAGCCTGTAAATGCACCTTTCCAAG ATAGAGTCGAAGATAATGATTCTTACCGAATGGCTGATGAGGTGCCTAGTAATAAGGAATCAACCTTTGAAGAAAGTCATTCTGCACATCATGGTGCTACATGGCGTGGCACACCACTTGGTGAACATGCAGGCACACTCATGCATGATGGCAGAGATGTGTCCAGTGATATTAAATCAAGAAACTCAGATATGAGCTGGTCACACCAGCCAAAAAATACTCATGCTCAGTGGGAGCATAATTTGGATTATTTATCTGAAACCAGAGATGTGACTAAGTGGCAATCTAGTGGAGATCCCATTAAGAGGCAGCTATCTGGAATTTTGGACAGTGAATTTGAATCCAGGAGAATTCAACAGATTTGTCCAGAGGAGTTATCCCTCTTCTATAAAGATCCTCAGGGTCGCATTCAGGGCCCGTTTAAAGGAATTGATATTATTAGTTGGTTTGAGGCTGGATACTTTGGTATAGATTTACCTGTTCGTCTGGAAAATGCAGCATCTGACTCACCATGGTTGCAACTTGGTGATGCCATGCCCCATTTACGAGCTAAGGCTCGACCACCACCTGGATTTTCTGCAGCAAAACTTGACTCTTCAGAGGCATCTGGTCGGCCATATTCCAGTACCTTTGGGAACATGCATTCTGGTTTAAGCGAGGTTGAGATGCTGAGAAATGATTCTATGCATAGGAGTTCTACTACAGAAGCTGAAAATAGGTTTTTGGAGTCACTCATGTCTGGTAGCAAGAGCAGTTCCCCACTCAGTAGTCTCACATTATCAGAAG GAGTAGATAGCGGAATCAACCTTTACTTACTGGCCAAGAGGATGGCACTTGAACGTCAAAGATCCTTGCCCAATGCTTATCCATACTGGCCAGGGAGGGATGCAGCACCCCTTCCACCAAAATCAGATATTTTTCCAGATGCATCGCCACATTCAAATATGTTGTCTTCTTTGAGTGACAATTCTCGTCTGCTTCAGTCCCAAAGTTCTGAATTGATGTCAATAATCCAAGGATTATCTGATAGGTCGTCCACATGCTTAAATAGTGGCATTGCTGGATGGccaaattttcttttgcaagGTGGATTGGATCCCCCCATTCAGAATAAGATTGACTTGCAAGGTGGATTGGATCCCCCCATTCATGATCAAAATTATGTTCAAATGCCATTTGGAATTCAACAACAAAGATTGCAAACACTGAATCAATTGCCCTTAAATAACTTAATTGCTCAAAATTCAGATATTCCATCTAGTATTTTGACAGCAGAGAAATTGCTTTCTTCTGGTTTATCCCAAGATCCCGAAATGTTGAATATGTTGCAGCAGCAGCACTTGCTGCAGTTGCATTCTCAGGCAGCAGTGGCTCCTTCACAACAGTTGCATTCTCAGGCAGCTGCTCCTTCACAAACTATGCCTTTGTTAGATAAACTTCTATTGCTAAAGCAGCAACAGCAGCAGGAGGAGCAACAGCTGTTATTGCGCCAACAACAGCAGCTGCTTTCTCAAGTGCTTCAGGAGCATCAGTCTCACCAGCGCTTTGGCAATTTATCTTATCAACAGTTTCAGGGAGGTGGAATACCCCTTGGGAATTTGCATGTGAATCTTTCTCAAATTCAACCACCAAAAGAAATTTTTCCCATGAGCTCTCAGACACCAATTCCCAGTGTTCAGGGTGAGCTTACTACTAATTCTTTGGATTTACCTCTGCAAGTAAGCCAGGACACTAGCTATAATATAAGCAGTGAATCTTCTGCCCAGTTGTCTGACCAATTATTTGAGAATATTGGTGATCAGAAAAGCTGGAGTGCTACACTTCCTGAGCAAATTAATGACAATTACCAGAAGGAAACATTGCCTGTATCAGCTTCTGTTGAAGGCTCACTATTGCTTGAGCAGAGCAGAGCCAAAGAGGAACCCGGCAATGCCCAGAAACTTCTTCCTTTTTCTGACTATACTGCTAAAACCTTGGAGCAGATGCCAGACAATACTTGTAGGAATGATGATACCCTTGTGAGTGCAACTTCAGAGTCTGATGAGAATTCTCAGCCGATACAGTGTGTCACACCTGCTGTGGATATGTCTTCAGCTGCATCTTGTGGTACCGAGTTACCACTAGTTAGTCAACTGAGTGAAGATGTAGAGATTAAATCAGATAGTCTTGAAGAGCATCATGGTGGAAGAGAGAGCTCAAAGATTGATCCCTCAGTGGTTGATGTGAGAAGTATTGAAGTACGTGAACCCAAAAAGACTGCTGAGAAGAAATCTAAGAAGCAAAAATCTTCTAAATCTCAGTCTTCTGGTCAGGCAAAGGGATTGCTAAAAAATGTCCCTTTGCAGCAGTCAAAGAAATCAGAACCTGAGAAGCCAAATTATAGTGAAGCCAACAAGGGTGAACCAGCTCATGAAACATTTATGCAACAAACAAAGGGTAAGGATAAACAATCTGCAACTGCTACTGCAGAAACAGATGATAATCAAGAAGTTAGTGGCCTACCTACTAATATTCCAGGAAGCAACACTAAAACAGTTATCGAAAATGAGTTAAAGGCAGTCAGTTCTGTTGCCACACAGAATACTGAATTACCTTCAGCGAGAGCTTGGAAACCTGCTCCTGGTTTCAAGGCAAAATCTCTCTTAGAAATTCAACTGGAAGAACAAAAAAAGTCACTGACAGAAAAGCTTGTATCTGAGGTTGCTACTCCTGTCAATTCCATGAGCTCAACAACTCCCTGGGTTGGAGTTGTCGCCAATCCAGACTCTATGAAGGTGTCAAATGATGGCCACAGAGAAGCAGAAAATACTGAATATCTGGCTAAAGctgaaaaatctcaaaatagtAAAAGCAAGAAAAGCCCATTACATGATCTATTGGCAGAAGATCTTGTACCAAAATCTAGTGAAAGAGATGGCAAGGTTCCTGACAGTATGCTCCCCTCACAAAATATAGCTGTTCACTCAAAACTGGTAGATGATGGAGACTTTATTGAAGCTAAAGACACTAAAAGAAGCCGGAAAAAATCTGCAAAGTTGAAGAGTTCAGGAGCTAAGGTTTCAATGCCAGTTGCCTCTAGTGAAGTACCCATAAGCCCAATTCACATTGAAAAGGTAAAAAGCTCCCGTTCTGTTCAGCAGGAGAAAGAACAACTGCCTTCCATTCCTTCAGGACCCTCTTTGGGAGATTTTGTTCTTTGGAAAGGAGAGCCAACAAGCCCATCTCCTCCTCCAGCATGGACTACTGATTCTGCTAGGATTCCTAAACCAACATCATTAAGGGACATTCTAAAGGAGCAGGAGAAGAAGTCCTCTGCAGTACTCCCAAATCAACTGCCTACTCCTCAAAAATCACAAACTGCCCAAGCTGCACGGAGTAGTGGTTCTTCACGCCCAATTTCAGCTTCATCTCCATCAAAAACTGCACCTTCTAGCCAGATAAACTCCCAAGCTTCTCTGTCAAAATACAGAGGGGATGATGATATGTTTTGGGGTCCAGTCGAGCAATCCAAGCAAGAAAATAAGCA GTCAAATTTCCCTCAACTTGCTAGGCAGGGGAGCTGGGGTTCTAAAAGTGTTCCCATGAAAGGTAATTCACCTGGATCATTGAGTCGACAAAAATCTGGGAGTGGCAAACCAACTGAGCAATCTCTATCATCATCACCTGCCTCTTCTCAATCACTGCTAAAACTGAAAAAAGATGCAATGACCAAGAATTCTG AAGCCATGGACTTCAGAGTTTGGTGTGAGAATGAATGTGCGAGGCTCATTGGGACAAAAG ATACAAGTTTCCTTGAGTTTTGCTTGAAGCAGACAAGATCTGAAGCAGAGATATTTCTCACAGAAAACCTGGGATTATATGACCATGATCATGAATTCATTGATAAATTCCTCAATTACATGGACCTACTACCATCAGATGTTTTGGAAATAGCTTTTCAAACCGTGAATGATCGGAAAGTTGATGCAAATACAGATGTACTAGAGCTAGGTTACACTGATGGATCCTTTTCAAAAGTTGGAAAGAAGAAAGGCGgcaacaaaggaaaaaaggtaAGCTCTTCAGTTTTGGGATTCAATGTCGTGAGTAACAGGATCATGATGGGTGAGATCCAGACAGTAGAAGACTAA
- the LOC100815978 gene encoding protein ESSENTIAL FOR POTEXVIRUS ACCUMULATION 1 isoform X1, whose amino-acid sequence MADRASASTRLHISAAPPFPISKDFHGPDNPIPLSPQWLLPKPGESKPAIGTVENHVISTPPNGNRSETVKTSGNGEDVNDDHKRKDVFRPSMLDSKSGCRERWRDEERDTKSSIHKNRWRNGDKNLSDTQRMDQRTENPSTRHFGEARRGTSDRWNDSGNRDTNFEQRHESKWNTRWGPDDKAPEGLREKRSSPGKDSDRHVDKGLPNISNLVKDEKEGDHYRPWRRNSSQSRGRVEPTHHQNGMPNKQVSALPYGWGHGEDTPPVIAFGRARLGSGGSSINSTYMHSQYPGTLLDKVESEQGEARPFRYSRTNLLDVYRVADMHTSRKLVEFVQVPSVTQDEPLEPLALCSPNSEELSVLKDIDKGEIISSSAPQLPKDGRNSTEFTHSRRMKPVNAPFQDRVEDNDSYRMADEVPSNKESTFEESHSAHHGATWRGTPLGEHAGTLMHDGRDVSSDIKSRNSDMSWSHQPKNTHAQWEHNLDYLSETRDVTKWQSSGDPIKRQLSGILDSEFESRRIQQICPEELSLFYKDPQGRIQGPFKGIDIISWFEAGYFGIDLPVRLENAASDSPWLQLGDAMPHLRAKARPPPGFSAAKLDSSEASGRPYSSTFGNMHSGLSEVEMLRNDSMHRSSTTEAENRFLESLMSGSKSSSPLSSLTLSEGLQGFLGNDSGNLGPSGVDSGINLYLLAKRMALERQRSLPNAYPYWPGRDAAPLPPKSDIFPDASPHSNMLSSLSDNSRLLQSQSSELMSIIQGLSDRSSTCLNSGIAGWPNFLLQGGLDPPIQNKIDLQGGLDPPIHDQNYVQMPFGIQQQRLQTLNQLPLNNLIAQNSDIPSSILTAEKLLSSGLSQDPEMLNMLQQQHLLQLHSQAAVAPSQQLHSQAAAPSQTMPLLDKLLLLKQQQQQEEQQLLLRQQQQLLSQVLQEHQSHQRFGNLSYQQFQGGGIPLGNLHVNLSQIQPPKEIFPMSSQTPIPSVQGELTTNSLDLPLQVSQDTSYNISSESSAQLSDQLFENIGDQKSWSATLPEQINDNYQKETLPVSASVEGSLLLEQSRAKEEPGNAQKLLPFSDYTAKTLEQMPDNTCRNDDTLVSATSESDENSQPIQCVTPAVDMSSAASCGTELPLVSQLSEDVEIKSDSLEEHHGGRESSKIDPSVVDVRSIEVREPKKTAEKKSKKQKSSKSQSSGQAKGLLKNVPLQQSKKSEPEKPNYSEANKGEPAHETFMQQTKGKDKQSATATAETDDNQEVSGLPTNIPGSNTKTVIENELKAVSSVATQNTELPSARAWKPAPGFKAKSLLEIQLEEQKKSLTEKLVSEVATPVNSMSSTTPWVGVVANPDSMKVSNDGHREAENTEYLAKAEKSQNSKSKKSPLHDLLAEDLVPKSSERDGKVPDSMLPSQNIAVHSKLVDDGDFIEAKDTKRSRKKSAKLKSSGAKVSMPVASSEVPISPIHIEKVKSSRSVQQEKEQLPSIPSGPSLGDFVLWKGEPTSPSPPPAWTTDSARIPKPTSLRDILKEQEKKSSAVLPNQLPTPQKSQTAQAARSSGSSRPISASSPSKTAPSSQINSQASLSKYRGDDDMFWGPVEQSKQENKQSNFPQLARQGSWGSKSVPMKGNSPGSLSRQKSGSGKPTEQSLSSSPASSQSLLKLKKDAMTKNSEAMDFRVWCENECARLIGTKDTSFLEFCLKQTRSEAEIFLTENLGLYDHDHEFIDKFLNYMDLLPSDVLEIAFQTVNDRKVDANTDVLELGYTDGSFSKVGKKKGGNKGKKVSSSVLGFNVVSNRIMMGEIQTVED is encoded by the exons ATGGCTGACCGTGCCTCCGCCAGCACTCGCCTCCACATCTCCGCCGCACCTCCCTTTCCGATCTCCAAAG ATTTCCATGGCCCTGACAATCCAATTCCACTTTCACCACAGTGGCTTCTGCCTAAGCCAGGGGAGAGTAAACCTGCAATAGGAACTGTG GAAAATCATGTGATCTCAACTCCACCAAATGGCAATCGCTCAGAGACTGTTAAGACATCTGGAAATGGAGAGGATGTTAATGATGACCATAAACGAAAGGATGTCTTTCGACCATCCATGCTTGACTCCAAAAGTGGATGCCGTGAACGTTGGCGTGATGAAGAGAGAGATACTAAGTCCTCCATACACAAGAATCGTTGGAGGAATGGAGACAAAAACCTAAGTGACACTCAGAGAATGGATCAGAGGACTGAAAATCCATCCACAAGGCACTTTGGAGAAGCACGTCGTGGCACATCTGATAGATGGAATGATTCAGGCAATAGAGATACAAACTTTGAACAGCGGCATGAGAGTAAGTGGAACACACGCTGGGGTCCTGATGATAAGGCGCCAGAAGGTCTTCGTGAAAAACGGAGCAGCCCTGGTAAAGATAGTGATCGGCATGTAGACAAAGGTTTGCCTAACATTTCCAATCTTGTTAAGGATGAAAAGGAAGGGGATCATTATCGGCCATGGAGACGCAACTCCTCACAAAGCCGTGGAAGAGTAGAGCCTACCCACCACCAGAATGGGATGCCAAACAAACAAGTGTCTGCATTGCCATATGGGTGGGGCCATGGGGAAGATACACCTCCAGTCATTGCTTTTGGGCGTGCTCGGCTTGGCTCTGGTGGTAGCTCCATTAATAGCACATATATGCATTCTCAATATCCTGGAACTTTATTGGATAAAGTTGAAAGTGAGCAGGGAGAAGCTCGTCCCTTTAGATATAGTAGGACAAATTTGCTTGATGTATACAGAGTTGCTGATATGCATACAAGTAGAAAACTAGTGGAATTTGTGCAGGTACCTTCTGTTACTCAGGATGAACCATTGGAGCCTCTAGCTCTTTGCTCACCAAATTCTGAGGAACTG TCTGTATTAAAGGATATTGATAAAGGGGAAATAATTAGTAGCAGTGCACCTCAGTTGCCAAAAGATGGACGGAACTCAACAGAATTTACGCATTCAAGACGAATGAAGCCTGTAAATGCACCTTTCCAAG ATAGAGTCGAAGATAATGATTCTTACCGAATGGCTGATGAGGTGCCTAGTAATAAGGAATCAACCTTTGAAGAAAGTCATTCTGCACATCATGGTGCTACATGGCGTGGCACACCACTTGGTGAACATGCAGGCACACTCATGCATGATGGCAGAGATGTGTCCAGTGATATTAAATCAAGAAACTCAGATATGAGCTGGTCACACCAGCCAAAAAATACTCATGCTCAGTGGGAGCATAATTTGGATTATTTATCTGAAACCAGAGATGTGACTAAGTGGCAATCTAGTGGAGATCCCATTAAGAGGCAGCTATCTGGAATTTTGGACAGTGAATTTGAATCCAGGAGAATTCAACAGATTTGTCCAGAGGAGTTATCCCTCTTCTATAAAGATCCTCAGGGTCGCATTCAGGGCCCGTTTAAAGGAATTGATATTATTAGTTGGTTTGAGGCTGGATACTTTGGTATAGATTTACCTGTTCGTCTGGAAAATGCAGCATCTGACTCACCATGGTTGCAACTTGGTGATGCCATGCCCCATTTACGAGCTAAGGCTCGACCACCACCTGGATTTTCTGCAGCAAAACTTGACTCTTCAGAGGCATCTGGTCGGCCATATTCCAGTACCTTTGGGAACATGCATTCTGGTTTAAGCGAGGTTGAGATGCTGAGAAATGATTCTATGCATAGGAGTTCTACTACAGAAGCTGAAAATAGGTTTTTGGAGTCACTCATGTCTGGTAGCAAGAGCAGTTCCCCACTCAGTAGTCTCACATTATCAGAAG GTTTACAAGGGTTTCTTGGTAATGATTCTGGTAATTTGGGCCCATCAGGAGTAGATAGCGGAATCAACCTTTACTTACTGGCCAAGAGGATGGCACTTGAACGTCAAAGATCCTTGCCCAATGCTTATCCATACTGGCCAGGGAGGGATGCAGCACCCCTTCCACCAAAATCAGATATTTTTCCAGATGCATCGCCACATTCAAATATGTTGTCTTCTTTGAGTGACAATTCTCGTCTGCTTCAGTCCCAAAGTTCTGAATTGATGTCAATAATCCAAGGATTATCTGATAGGTCGTCCACATGCTTAAATAGTGGCATTGCTGGATGGccaaattttcttttgcaagGTGGATTGGATCCCCCCATTCAGAATAAGATTGACTTGCAAGGTGGATTGGATCCCCCCATTCATGATCAAAATTATGTTCAAATGCCATTTGGAATTCAACAACAAAGATTGCAAACACTGAATCAATTGCCCTTAAATAACTTAATTGCTCAAAATTCAGATATTCCATCTAGTATTTTGACAGCAGAGAAATTGCTTTCTTCTGGTTTATCCCAAGATCCCGAAATGTTGAATATGTTGCAGCAGCAGCACTTGCTGCAGTTGCATTCTCAGGCAGCAGTGGCTCCTTCACAACAGTTGCATTCTCAGGCAGCTGCTCCTTCACAAACTATGCCTTTGTTAGATAAACTTCTATTGCTAAAGCAGCAACAGCAGCAGGAGGAGCAACAGCTGTTATTGCGCCAACAACAGCAGCTGCTTTCTCAAGTGCTTCAGGAGCATCAGTCTCACCAGCGCTTTGGCAATTTATCTTATCAACAGTTTCAGGGAGGTGGAATACCCCTTGGGAATTTGCATGTGAATCTTTCTCAAATTCAACCACCAAAAGAAATTTTTCCCATGAGCTCTCAGACACCAATTCCCAGTGTTCAGGGTGAGCTTACTACTAATTCTTTGGATTTACCTCTGCAAGTAAGCCAGGACACTAGCTATAATATAAGCAGTGAATCTTCTGCCCAGTTGTCTGACCAATTATTTGAGAATATTGGTGATCAGAAAAGCTGGAGTGCTACACTTCCTGAGCAAATTAATGACAATTACCAGAAGGAAACATTGCCTGTATCAGCTTCTGTTGAAGGCTCACTATTGCTTGAGCAGAGCAGAGCCAAAGAGGAACCCGGCAATGCCCAGAAACTTCTTCCTTTTTCTGACTATACTGCTAAAACCTTGGAGCAGATGCCAGACAATACTTGTAGGAATGATGATACCCTTGTGAGTGCAACTTCAGAGTCTGATGAGAATTCTCAGCCGATACAGTGTGTCACACCTGCTGTGGATATGTCTTCAGCTGCATCTTGTGGTACCGAGTTACCACTAGTTAGTCAACTGAGTGAAGATGTAGAGATTAAATCAGATAGTCTTGAAGAGCATCATGGTGGAAGAGAGAGCTCAAAGATTGATCCCTCAGTGGTTGATGTGAGAAGTATTGAAGTACGTGAACCCAAAAAGACTGCTGAGAAGAAATCTAAGAAGCAAAAATCTTCTAAATCTCAGTCTTCTGGTCAGGCAAAGGGATTGCTAAAAAATGTCCCTTTGCAGCAGTCAAAGAAATCAGAACCTGAGAAGCCAAATTATAGTGAAGCCAACAAGGGTGAACCAGCTCATGAAACATTTATGCAACAAACAAAGGGTAAGGATAAACAATCTGCAACTGCTACTGCAGAAACAGATGATAATCAAGAAGTTAGTGGCCTACCTACTAATATTCCAGGAAGCAACACTAAAACAGTTATCGAAAATGAGTTAAAGGCAGTCAGTTCTGTTGCCACACAGAATACTGAATTACCTTCAGCGAGAGCTTGGAAACCTGCTCCTGGTTTCAAGGCAAAATCTCTCTTAGAAATTCAACTGGAAGAACAAAAAAAGTCACTGACAGAAAAGCTTGTATCTGAGGTTGCTACTCCTGTCAATTCCATGAGCTCAACAACTCCCTGGGTTGGAGTTGTCGCCAATCCAGACTCTATGAAGGTGTCAAATGATGGCCACAGAGAAGCAGAAAATACTGAATATCTGGCTAAAGctgaaaaatctcaaaatagtAAAAGCAAGAAAAGCCCATTACATGATCTATTGGCAGAAGATCTTGTACCAAAATCTAGTGAAAGAGATGGCAAGGTTCCTGACAGTATGCTCCCCTCACAAAATATAGCTGTTCACTCAAAACTGGTAGATGATGGAGACTTTATTGAAGCTAAAGACACTAAAAGAAGCCGGAAAAAATCTGCAAAGTTGAAGAGTTCAGGAGCTAAGGTTTCAATGCCAGTTGCCTCTAGTGAAGTACCCATAAGCCCAATTCACATTGAAAAGGTAAAAAGCTCCCGTTCTGTTCAGCAGGAGAAAGAACAACTGCCTTCCATTCCTTCAGGACCCTCTTTGGGAGATTTTGTTCTTTGGAAAGGAGAGCCAACAAGCCCATCTCCTCCTCCAGCATGGACTACTGATTCTGCTAGGATTCCTAAACCAACATCATTAAGGGACATTCTAAAGGAGCAGGAGAAGAAGTCCTCTGCAGTACTCCCAAATCAACTGCCTACTCCTCAAAAATCACAAACTGCCCAAGCTGCACGGAGTAGTGGTTCTTCACGCCCAATTTCAGCTTCATCTCCATCAAAAACTGCACCTTCTAGCCAGATAAACTCCCAAGCTTCTCTGTCAAAATACAGAGGGGATGATGATATGTTTTGGGGTCCAGTCGAGCAATCCAAGCAAGAAAATAAGCA GTCAAATTTCCCTCAACTTGCTAGGCAGGGGAGCTGGGGTTCTAAAAGTGTTCCCATGAAAGGTAATTCACCTGGATCATTGAGTCGACAAAAATCTGGGAGTGGCAAACCAACTGAGCAATCTCTATCATCATCACCTGCCTCTTCTCAATCACTGCTAAAACTGAAAAAAGATGCAATGACCAAGAATTCTG AAGCCATGGACTTCAGAGTTTGGTGTGAGAATGAATGTGCGAGGCTCATTGGGACAAAAG ATACAAGTTTCCTTGAGTTTTGCTTGAAGCAGACAAGATCTGAAGCAGAGATATTTCTCACAGAAAACCTGGGATTATATGACCATGATCATGAATTCATTGATAAATTCCTCAATTACATGGACCTACTACCATCAGATGTTTTGGAAATAGCTTTTCAAACCGTGAATGATCGGAAAGTTGATGCAAATACAGATGTACTAGAGCTAGGTTACACTGATGGATCCTTTTCAAAAGTTGGAAAGAAGAAAGGCGgcaacaaaggaaaaaaggtaAGCTCTTCAGTTTTGGGATTCAATGTCGTGAGTAACAGGATCATGATGGGTGAGATCCAGACAGTAGAAGACTAA